The following DNA comes from Cedecea neteri.
AGAATGGACAGGATCATTGCTGCAAAAGTCTATACCCGCATTTGTGAACTGGGTAGCCTGAGCGCGGCGGCTCGGGCGTTAAATATGTCCCGGCCAATGGTGAGCCGTTATCTCGAGCAAATGGAACACTGGGCGGGAGAACGGCTGCTGCATCGTTCCTCCCGCAAGCTGACGCTAACGCCGACCGGTGAGCGGGTGCTGCAGCAAACCCGGGCGCTCAACGAGGTGGCGGAAAGTATTGCGGCGCAGAAGCAGCAGGATCTGCCTTCGGGGACTCTGCGGGTGGCCTGTTCCCAGTTTGGCGCCCGGTATTACATCGTGCCTTTCTTGTCTGATTTCCTGCGCGACTACCCGGATGTGAGAGTCGAGTTGCACGTCAGCAGCCAGGCGGTGAATATGATTGAGGAGCGTATCGATTTGGCTATTCGCATCACCAACGATCTCGACCCTAATATTATCGCCCGCCGCCTGGGGGAATGTGACTCCCGGCTTTATGCCTCGCCTTCCTACATTGAGAAAAGAGGGATGCCGCGCACGCCGGGCGATCTCGAGCATCACAATTGCCTGCAATATAGCTATTTCCTGCGCAACATCTGGCAAATGGTGGATGAAAACGGCGACCCGCTGAACGTGGAGGTGAGCGGCAACTTCAGTGCTAATGACTCCGTGGTGCTGATGGACGCGGTCGCGGACGGTGTGGGGATTGCGATGCTGCCGGTTCAGGATGCTCAGCCACGGTTTGAGAGTGGGGAACTGGTCAAAGTGCTTGAAGCTTATCCGCCGCGCTCGATGGGGATCTACGGTATTTACCGGAGCCGAAGCTATCTGCCCGCTGCACTGAGGCTGTTCCTGACGGCGCTGTCGGACCGGCTTGCAAAATAAATTAAGAAAAACCTTAGTTACGGGTGGCCATGCCGTTTACTTTTTGCTCCAGGAATGTTCTGATCTCGCGGCGAAAAGTGAGAGGAGCAGCAATGTTTCAATTAAAACCGGGCAGCCTGGCGATGATCATCGGCGCTCGTACCGCCGCCGGGCGGGTGAATATTGGTAAAGCGGTAGAGCTGTTCGGGCTATGCCAGCCGGGGGAACGCTTTGTTAATCCGGTGACTGGCGTAGTTACTCAACTGCCGTTGGAGGCTAACTATCCGCTGTGGCTGGTAACCGGCGAGGTTATCGCCTTTGATGGCCGCCAGGGCTACGCCTTCGTGCGTGCCGAGCATTTAATGCCGCTGGACAAAGATTTTTCCCCGCAGGAAGACGAACTCCACCTCAGCTATTGATCCCGGCAGTGGCGTAAAAAATCGGCCAGCACCAGCGCATGGTTCTGGTCGGTATTTTTTGCGCCATACAGCAGTGTCAGCGTGCCGTTTTCACCGTGTCGGGCAAGCGCCTGGACTGCGTCCTGATGTTGTTCCAGCTCTTGCCTGTAGAGTTTGCTGAACGTGGCAAAGTCGATAGTTTCGCCATGAAAGGCTTTGCGTAGCTCGTTCGAGGGCGCCAGCTCCTTCGGCCATTCATCGTAGTGCAGGTCGCTTTTTTTCATTCCTCTCGGCCACAGTCTGTCCACCAGCACGCGGTAGCCATCATCTTCAGCCGGAGCTTCATAGACGCGTTTACAGCGGATCATGCCTGCTCCTTATCGACGCTCTCAAGCCTGCTCAGCAACAGCGGGATCTGATGGTCAGCAAAGACTTCGATGCCGTGCTGACGCAACAGCGCTGCCGCGACCCCCTGACCCGGTATTGTTTTGCCTGCAAAGTTGCCATCGTAAATTTTCTGGCTGCCGCAGGTCGGGCTGCCGTCGGTAAGAATAGCAAACTGGCAGTTATTCTCCCGGGCGGTTTGCAGCGCGAGCCAGGCGGCAAGAAGATAAGGTTCGGTGACGTTTTTGCCGTCGCTTTCCAGAATGGCTGCACGACCGAGCAAGGCCGCTTCACCGTTGCCTCCGCTAAGCTCAGCCGGGAGGCGCGGCGTTGGCAGCCCGGCGGCGAGTTCGGGACAGTGGATAACCAGGCGGCCTTCAGCCTGAA
Coding sequences within:
- a CDS encoding LysR family transcriptional regulator, whose translation is MDRIIAAKVYTRICELGSLSAAARALNMSRPMVSRYLEQMEHWAGERLLHRSSRKLTLTPTGERVLQQTRALNEVAESIAAQKQQDLPSGTLRVACSQFGARYYIVPFLSDFLRDYPDVRVELHVSSQAVNMIEERIDLAIRITNDLDPNIIARRLGECDSRLYASPSYIEKRGMPRTPGDLEHHNCLQYSYFLRNIWQMVDENGDPLNVEVSGNFSANDSVVLMDAVADGVGIAMLPVQDAQPRFESGELVKVLEAYPPRSMGIYGIYRSRSYLPAALRLFLTALSDRLAK
- a CDS encoding DUF488 domain-containing protein is translated as MIRCKRVYEAPAEDDGYRVLVDRLWPRGMKKSDLHYDEWPKELAPSNELRKAFHGETIDFATFSKLYRQELEQHQDAVQALARHGENGTLTLLYGAKNTDQNHALVLADFLRHCRDQ
- a CDS encoding DUF523 domain-containing protein, with the protein product MKAKILVSACLMGFQVRYDGREKSQTGAALAQLQAEGRLVIHCPELAAGLPTPRLPAELSGGNGEAALLGRAAILESDGKNVTEPYLLAAWLALQTARENNCQFAILTDGSPTCGSQKIYDGNFAGKTIPGQGVAAALLRQHGIEVFADHQIPLLLSRLESVDKEQA